One genomic segment of Anguilla anguilla isolate fAngAng1 chromosome 2, fAngAng1.pri, whole genome shotgun sequence includes these proteins:
- the pms2 gene encoding mismatch repair endonuclease PMS2 isoform X4, whose product MTLEIRLKEYGAEQVEVSDNGKGVDEANFEGLTLKHHTSKLSNFSDLIHVETFGFRGEALSSLCALSDLCVVTCHESAQVGTRLAFDHNGQLTQRSPHPRQQGTTVTLQQLFYTLPVRHKEFQRNIKKEYSKMVHVLQSYCIISTGVRITCTNQVGQGKRSVVLCTSGSHSMKDNIGAVFGPRQLQSVVPFRQLPPTEAVKEDYGLGGVGVPEDFFTISGFVSQGDHGVGRSSTDRQFFYINNRPCDPSKVSKLVNEVYHMFNRHQYPFVALNITVASDCVDVNVTPDKRQIFLQEEKLLLATVKSSMIAMYETGVNKISLSHTTLPMPHVSRAVDTSTSVTNRENTCDSEAASEVKDTVEPGLTHAKSSLNLAGLRAAFSLHQTAGVGTREIASTVPHQGPAQKKLQCFFRSTESSSSSSSSSSASGPALQSLFRHSRDAVKHSPGKGLVSQENRGEGKAGSDIDSGRGSTVSERDSVTGTPESVCGTVSEFSSPDTEEVEPSIKSESAGGSWDEDHKPVECESLEGSHAAEDSSSSPGTKRARLDEPVSETCTAQSPSEAQAAPGRLKVDTPVQMRKRTVPLQFSLPELAARLQRLKRQESERAEGLKYRRFRASISPGENQSAEDELKKEISKDMFREMEIIGQFNLGFIITKLKSDVFMIDQHASDEKYNFEMLQQHTVLQGQRLIAPQNLHLPAVSETVLIENLEIFQKNGFDFIIDEKAQVTERVKLVSLPTSKNWTFGPSDIEEMIFMLSDSPGVMCRPSRVRQMFASRACRKSVMIGTALNISEMKKLVVHMGEIEQPWNCPHGRPTMRHLANLDVLSQD is encoded by the exons ATGACGCTTG AAATCAGGCTGAAAGAGTATGGAGCAGAGCAGGTGGAAGTGTCAGATAATGGAAAAGGGGTGGATGAGGCCAACTTTGAAGGACTGA CCTTGAAGCACCATACTTCCAAGCTGAGCAACTTCTCAGACCTGATTCATGTGGAAACATTTGGGTTCCGAGGAGAAGCCCTCAGCTCGCTGTGTGCTCTCAG CGACCTGTGCGTGGTGACATGCCACGAGTCTGCTCAGGTGGGCACGCGCCTGGCGTTTGATCACAATGGCCAGCTGACCCAGCGCAGCCCACACCCTCGCCAGCAGGGCACAACGGTGACTCTGCAGCAGCTCTTCTACACTCTGCCTGTACGCCACAAAGAGTTCCAGCGCAACATCAAGAAG GAATACTCCAAGATGGTACATGTCCTGCAGTCATACTGTATCATCTCCACTGGTGTGCGCATCACCTGTACTAATCAGGTGGGCCAGGGCAAGCGAAGCGTTGTTCTCTGTACCAGTGGCAGCCACAGCATGAAAGACAATATTGGAGCAGTGTTTGGACCCAGGCAG CTCCAGAGTGTGGTCCCCTTTCGGCAGCTGCCCCCCACAGAGGCGGTAAAGGAGGATTACGGTCTTGGAGGGGTGGGAGTGCCTGAGGACTTCTTTAC GATTTCAGGTTTTGTGTCTCAAGGAGATCACGGTGTGGGCAGAAgctccacagacagacagttctTCTACATCAACAACAGGCCCTGTGATCCATCAAAG gTCTCCAAACTTGTAAATGAAGTCTATCACATGTTTAACAGACATCAGTATCCATTTGTTGCCTTGAACATAACTGTTGCTTCAG ACTGCGTTGATGTTAATGTGACACCGGATAAGCGTCAGATCTTCCTCCAAGAAGAGAAGCTGCTGCTGGCCACCGTGAAGAGCTCAATGATTGCAATGTATGAAACTGGTGTCAACAAGATCAGCCTCAGCCACACAACTCTGCCCATGCCTC ATGTATCTAGAGCAGTCGATACTTCTACTTCTGTGACAAACCGTGAAAACACATGTGATTCTGAAGCTGCCTCTGAAGTCAAAGATACGGTAGAGCCTGGTCTCACGCATGCTAAGTCATCGCTGAACTTAGCTGGGCTGAGGGCAGCGTTCTCGCTGCACCAGACAGCGGGTGTGGGCACCAGGGAGATCGCCAGTACAGTCCCTCACCAAGGCCCAGCTCAGAAGAAGCTGCAGTGCTTTTTCAGGAGCactgaaagcagcagcagcagcagtagcagcagcagcgccaGTGGACCAGCTCTGCAGTCACTTTTCAGACATTCACGAGATGCAGTGAAACATTCCCCTGGGAAGGGGCTGGTATCACAGGAGAACAGGGGCGAAGGGAAAGCAGGTAGTGACATAGACTCGGGGAGGGGAAGCACTGTGTCAGAGCGTGACTCGGTCACGGGGACCCCGGAGAGCGTGTGTGGAACTGTGTCAGAGTTCAGCTCCCCAGACACAGAGGAGGTTGAGCCCAGTATTAAAAGTGAGAGCGCAGGGGGATCGTGGGATGAAGATCATAAACCTGTTGAGTGCGAGAGCTTAGAGGGATCCCACGCCGCTGAGGACAGCAGCTCTAGTCCTGGAACAAAGAGAGCAAGGCTGGATGAGCCCGTCTCTGAAACCTGCACAGCCCAGTCACCTTCAGAAGCTCAGGCCGCTCCTGGCAGGCTGAAGGTGGACACTCCTGTCCAAATGCGGAAGAGGACCGTTCCGCTGCAGTTCTCCCTGCCTGAGCTGGCAGCCAGGCTGCAGAGGCTGAAGAGacaagagagcgagagggcaGAAGGGCTCAAGTACAGGCGATTCAGGGCCAGCATCAGCCCTGGAGAGAACCAGAGTGCTGAGGATGAGCTGAAGAAGGAGATCAG CAAGGACATGTTTAGGGAGATGGAGATCATCGGACAATTCAACCTGGGCTTCATCATTACCAAGCTGAAGTCTGACGTCTTCATGATTGACCAGCATGCCTCAGATGAGAAGTACAACTTTGAGATGCTGCAACAGCACACTGTCTTACAAGGGCAGAGACTCATAGC TCCACAGAATCTGCATCTTCCAGCAGTCAGTGAGACTGTATTGATTGAGAACTTGGAAATCTTTCAGAAAAATGGCTTTGATTTCATCATTGATGAAAAAG CCCAAGTCACGGAAAGGGTGAAGCTGGTATCCCTACCCACCAGCAAGAACTGGACCTTTGGCCCTAGTGACATCGAGGAAATGATCTTCATGCTGAGTGACAGCCCAGGAGTCATGTGCCGGCCCTCTCGCGTTAGGCAGATGTTTGCCTCCAGAGCATGTCGCAAGTCG GTGATGATAGGCACTGCACTAAACATCAGTGAAATGAAGAAGCTGGTAGTGCATATGGGGGAGATTGAGCAGCCATGGAACTGCCCACATGGCCGACCTACCATGAGGCACCTGGCTAACCTTGACGTGCTCTCACAAGATTGA
- the pms2 gene encoding mismatch repair endonuclease PMS2 isoform X3 has protein sequence MVFVLNIPEPAPAIRPIDRHSVHQICSGQVVLTLATAVKELVENSIDAGATIVEIRLKEYGAEQVEVSDNGKGVDEANFEGLTLKHHTSKLSNFSDLIHVETFGFRGEALSSLCALSDLCVVTCHESAQVGTRLAFDHNGQLTQRSPHPRQQGTTVTLQQLFYTLPVRHKEFQRNIKKEYSKMVHVLQSYCIISTGVRITCTNQVGQGKRSVVLCTSGSHSMKDNIGAVFGPRQLQSVVPFRQLPPTEAVKEDYGLGGVGVPEDFFTISGFVSQGDHGVGRSSTDRQFFYINNRPCDPSKVSKLVNEVYHMFNRHQYPFVALNITVASDCVDVNVTPDKRQIFLQEEKLLLATVKSSMIAMYETGVNKISLSHTTLPMPHVSRAVDTSTSVTNRENTCDSEAASEVKDTVEPGLTHAKSSLNLAGLRAAFSLHQTAGVGTREIASTVPHQGPAQKKLQCFFRSTESSSSSSSSSSASGPALQSLFRHSRDAVKHSPGKGLVSQENRGEGKAGSDIDSGRGSTVSERDSVTGTPESVCGTVSEFSSPDTEEVEPSIKSESAGGSWDEDHKPVECESLEGSHAAEDSSSSPGTKRARLDEPVSETCTAQSPSEAQAAPGRLKVDTPVQMRKRTVPLQFSLPELAARLQRLKRQESERAEGLKYRRFRASISPGENQSAEDELKKEISKDMFREMEIIGQFNLGFIITKLKSDVFMIDQHASDEKYNFEMLQQHTVLQGQRLIAPQNLHLPAVSETVLIENLEIFQKNGFDFIIDEKAQVTERVKLVSLPTSKNWTFGPSDIEEMIFMLSDSPGVMCRPSRVRQMFASRACRKSVMIGTALNISEMKKLVVHMGEIEQPWNCPHGRPTMRHLANLDVLSQD, from the exons ATGGTCTTTGTATTGAATAT CCCAGAACCAGCTCCGGCCATCAGGCCCATAGACCGTCACTCTGTGCATCAGATCTGCTCTGGACAGGTTGTCCTGACCTTGGCAACAGCTGTAAAAGAACTGGTGGAAAACAGCATAGACGCAGGAGCCACCATTGTTG AAATCAGGCTGAAAGAGTATGGAGCAGAGCAGGTGGAAGTGTCAGATAATGGAAAAGGGGTGGATGAGGCCAACTTTGAAGGACTGA CCTTGAAGCACCATACTTCCAAGCTGAGCAACTTCTCAGACCTGATTCATGTGGAAACATTTGGGTTCCGAGGAGAAGCCCTCAGCTCGCTGTGTGCTCTCAG CGACCTGTGCGTGGTGACATGCCACGAGTCTGCTCAGGTGGGCACGCGCCTGGCGTTTGATCACAATGGCCAGCTGACCCAGCGCAGCCCACACCCTCGCCAGCAGGGCACAACGGTGACTCTGCAGCAGCTCTTCTACACTCTGCCTGTACGCCACAAAGAGTTCCAGCGCAACATCAAGAAG GAATACTCCAAGATGGTACATGTCCTGCAGTCATACTGTATCATCTCCACTGGTGTGCGCATCACCTGTACTAATCAGGTGGGCCAGGGCAAGCGAAGCGTTGTTCTCTGTACCAGTGGCAGCCACAGCATGAAAGACAATATTGGAGCAGTGTTTGGACCCAGGCAG CTCCAGAGTGTGGTCCCCTTTCGGCAGCTGCCCCCCACAGAGGCGGTAAAGGAGGATTACGGTCTTGGAGGGGTGGGAGTGCCTGAGGACTTCTTTAC GATTTCAGGTTTTGTGTCTCAAGGAGATCACGGTGTGGGCAGAAgctccacagacagacagttctTCTACATCAACAACAGGCCCTGTGATCCATCAAAG gTCTCCAAACTTGTAAATGAAGTCTATCACATGTTTAACAGACATCAGTATCCATTTGTTGCCTTGAACATAACTGTTGCTTCAG ACTGCGTTGATGTTAATGTGACACCGGATAAGCGTCAGATCTTCCTCCAAGAAGAGAAGCTGCTGCTGGCCACCGTGAAGAGCTCAATGATTGCAATGTATGAAACTGGTGTCAACAAGATCAGCCTCAGCCACACAACTCTGCCCATGCCTC ATGTATCTAGAGCAGTCGATACTTCTACTTCTGTGACAAACCGTGAAAACACATGTGATTCTGAAGCTGCCTCTGAAGTCAAAGATACGGTAGAGCCTGGTCTCACGCATGCTAAGTCATCGCTGAACTTAGCTGGGCTGAGGGCAGCGTTCTCGCTGCACCAGACAGCGGGTGTGGGCACCAGGGAGATCGCCAGTACAGTCCCTCACCAAGGCCCAGCTCAGAAGAAGCTGCAGTGCTTTTTCAGGAGCactgaaagcagcagcagcagcagtagcagcagcagcgccaGTGGACCAGCTCTGCAGTCACTTTTCAGACATTCACGAGATGCAGTGAAACATTCCCCTGGGAAGGGGCTGGTATCACAGGAGAACAGGGGCGAAGGGAAAGCAGGTAGTGACATAGACTCGGGGAGGGGAAGCACTGTGTCAGAGCGTGACTCGGTCACGGGGACCCCGGAGAGCGTGTGTGGAACTGTGTCAGAGTTCAGCTCCCCAGACACAGAGGAGGTTGAGCCCAGTATTAAAAGTGAGAGCGCAGGGGGATCGTGGGATGAAGATCATAAACCTGTTGAGTGCGAGAGCTTAGAGGGATCCCACGCCGCTGAGGACAGCAGCTCTAGTCCTGGAACAAAGAGAGCAAGGCTGGATGAGCCCGTCTCTGAAACCTGCACAGCCCAGTCACCTTCAGAAGCTCAGGCCGCTCCTGGCAGGCTGAAGGTGGACACTCCTGTCCAAATGCGGAAGAGGACCGTTCCGCTGCAGTTCTCCCTGCCTGAGCTGGCAGCCAGGCTGCAGAGGCTGAAGAGacaagagagcgagagggcaGAAGGGCTCAAGTACAGGCGATTCAGGGCCAGCATCAGCCCTGGAGAGAACCAGAGTGCTGAGGATGAGCTGAAGAAGGAGATCAG CAAGGACATGTTTAGGGAGATGGAGATCATCGGACAATTCAACCTGGGCTTCATCATTACCAAGCTGAAGTCTGACGTCTTCATGATTGACCAGCATGCCTCAGATGAGAAGTACAACTTTGAGATGCTGCAACAGCACACTGTCTTACAAGGGCAGAGACTCATAGC TCCACAGAATCTGCATCTTCCAGCAGTCAGTGAGACTGTATTGATTGAGAACTTGGAAATCTTTCAGAAAAATGGCTTTGATTTCATCATTGATGAAAAAG CCCAAGTCACGGAAAGGGTGAAGCTGGTATCCCTACCCACCAGCAAGAACTGGACCTTTGGCCCTAGTGACATCGAGGAAATGATCTTCATGCTGAGTGACAGCCCAGGAGTCATGTGCCGGCCCTCTCGCGTTAGGCAGATGTTTGCCTCCAGAGCATGTCGCAAGTCG GTGATGATAGGCACTGCACTAAACATCAGTGAAATGAAGAAGCTGGTAGTGCATATGGGGGAGATTGAGCAGCCATGGAACTGCCCACATGGCCGACCTACCATGAGGCACCTGGCTAACCTTGACGTGCTCTCACAAGATTGA
- the pms2 gene encoding mismatch repair endonuclease PMS2 isoform X1, giving the protein MVFVLNIPEPAPAIRPIDRHSVHQICSGQVVLTLATAVKELVENSIDAGATIVACVILVEIRLKEYGAEQVEVSDNGKGVDEANFEGLTLKHHTSKLSNFSDLIHVETFGFRGEALSSLCALSDLCVVTCHESAQVGTRLAFDHNGQLTQRSPHPRQQGTTVTLQQLFYTLPVRHKEFQRNIKKEYSKMVHVLQSYCIISTGVRITCTNQVGQGKRSVVLCTSGSHSMKDNIGAVFGPRQLQSVVPFRQLPPTEAVKEDYGLGGVGVPEDFFTISGFVSQGDHGVGRSSTDRQFFYINNRPCDPSKVSKLVNEVYHMFNRHQYPFVALNITVASDCVDVNVTPDKRQIFLQEEKLLLATVKSSMIAMYETGVNKISLSHTTLPMPHVSRAVDTSTSVTNRENTCDSEAASEVKDTVEPGLTHAKSSLNLAGLRAAFSLHQTAGVGTREIASTVPHQGPAQKKLQCFFRSTESSSSSSSSSSASGPALQSLFRHSRDAVKHSPGKGLVSQENRGEGKAGSDIDSGRGSTVSERDSVTGTPESVCGTVSEFSSPDTEEVEPSIKSESAGGSWDEDHKPVECESLEGSHAAEDSSSSPGTKRARLDEPVSETCTAQSPSEAQAAPGRLKVDTPVQMRKRTVPLQFSLPELAARLQRLKRQESERAEGLKYRRFRASISPGENQSAEDELKKEISKDMFREMEIIGQFNLGFIITKLKSDVFMIDQHASDEKYNFEMLQQHTVLQGQRLIAPQNLHLPAVSETVLIENLEIFQKNGFDFIIDEKAQVTERVKLVSLPTSKNWTFGPSDIEEMIFMLSDSPGVMCRPSRVRQMFASRACRKSVMIGTALNISEMKKLVVHMGEIEQPWNCPHGRPTMRHLANLDVLSQD; this is encoded by the exons ATGGTCTTTGTATTGAATAT CCCAGAACCAGCTCCGGCCATCAGGCCCATAGACCGTCACTCTGTGCATCAGATCTGCTCTGGACAGGTTGTCCTGACCTTGGCAACAGCTGTAAAAGAACTGGTGGAAAACAGCATAGACGCAGGAGCCACCATTGTTG CATGTGTTATACTTGTAGAAATCAGGCTGAAAGAGTATGGAGCAGAGCAGGTGGAAGTGTCAGATAATGGAAAAGGGGTGGATGAGGCCAACTTTGAAGGACTGA CCTTGAAGCACCATACTTCCAAGCTGAGCAACTTCTCAGACCTGATTCATGTGGAAACATTTGGGTTCCGAGGAGAAGCCCTCAGCTCGCTGTGTGCTCTCAG CGACCTGTGCGTGGTGACATGCCACGAGTCTGCTCAGGTGGGCACGCGCCTGGCGTTTGATCACAATGGCCAGCTGACCCAGCGCAGCCCACACCCTCGCCAGCAGGGCACAACGGTGACTCTGCAGCAGCTCTTCTACACTCTGCCTGTACGCCACAAAGAGTTCCAGCGCAACATCAAGAAG GAATACTCCAAGATGGTACATGTCCTGCAGTCATACTGTATCATCTCCACTGGTGTGCGCATCACCTGTACTAATCAGGTGGGCCAGGGCAAGCGAAGCGTTGTTCTCTGTACCAGTGGCAGCCACAGCATGAAAGACAATATTGGAGCAGTGTTTGGACCCAGGCAG CTCCAGAGTGTGGTCCCCTTTCGGCAGCTGCCCCCCACAGAGGCGGTAAAGGAGGATTACGGTCTTGGAGGGGTGGGAGTGCCTGAGGACTTCTTTAC GATTTCAGGTTTTGTGTCTCAAGGAGATCACGGTGTGGGCAGAAgctccacagacagacagttctTCTACATCAACAACAGGCCCTGTGATCCATCAAAG gTCTCCAAACTTGTAAATGAAGTCTATCACATGTTTAACAGACATCAGTATCCATTTGTTGCCTTGAACATAACTGTTGCTTCAG ACTGCGTTGATGTTAATGTGACACCGGATAAGCGTCAGATCTTCCTCCAAGAAGAGAAGCTGCTGCTGGCCACCGTGAAGAGCTCAATGATTGCAATGTATGAAACTGGTGTCAACAAGATCAGCCTCAGCCACACAACTCTGCCCATGCCTC ATGTATCTAGAGCAGTCGATACTTCTACTTCTGTGACAAACCGTGAAAACACATGTGATTCTGAAGCTGCCTCTGAAGTCAAAGATACGGTAGAGCCTGGTCTCACGCATGCTAAGTCATCGCTGAACTTAGCTGGGCTGAGGGCAGCGTTCTCGCTGCACCAGACAGCGGGTGTGGGCACCAGGGAGATCGCCAGTACAGTCCCTCACCAAGGCCCAGCTCAGAAGAAGCTGCAGTGCTTTTTCAGGAGCactgaaagcagcagcagcagcagtagcagcagcagcgccaGTGGACCAGCTCTGCAGTCACTTTTCAGACATTCACGAGATGCAGTGAAACATTCCCCTGGGAAGGGGCTGGTATCACAGGAGAACAGGGGCGAAGGGAAAGCAGGTAGTGACATAGACTCGGGGAGGGGAAGCACTGTGTCAGAGCGTGACTCGGTCACGGGGACCCCGGAGAGCGTGTGTGGAACTGTGTCAGAGTTCAGCTCCCCAGACACAGAGGAGGTTGAGCCCAGTATTAAAAGTGAGAGCGCAGGGGGATCGTGGGATGAAGATCATAAACCTGTTGAGTGCGAGAGCTTAGAGGGATCCCACGCCGCTGAGGACAGCAGCTCTAGTCCTGGAACAAAGAGAGCAAGGCTGGATGAGCCCGTCTCTGAAACCTGCACAGCCCAGTCACCTTCAGAAGCTCAGGCCGCTCCTGGCAGGCTGAAGGTGGACACTCCTGTCCAAATGCGGAAGAGGACCGTTCCGCTGCAGTTCTCCCTGCCTGAGCTGGCAGCCAGGCTGCAGAGGCTGAAGAGacaagagagcgagagggcaGAAGGGCTCAAGTACAGGCGATTCAGGGCCAGCATCAGCCCTGGAGAGAACCAGAGTGCTGAGGATGAGCTGAAGAAGGAGATCAG CAAGGACATGTTTAGGGAGATGGAGATCATCGGACAATTCAACCTGGGCTTCATCATTACCAAGCTGAAGTCTGACGTCTTCATGATTGACCAGCATGCCTCAGATGAGAAGTACAACTTTGAGATGCTGCAACAGCACACTGTCTTACAAGGGCAGAGACTCATAGC TCCACAGAATCTGCATCTTCCAGCAGTCAGTGAGACTGTATTGATTGAGAACTTGGAAATCTTTCAGAAAAATGGCTTTGATTTCATCATTGATGAAAAAG CCCAAGTCACGGAAAGGGTGAAGCTGGTATCCCTACCCACCAGCAAGAACTGGACCTTTGGCCCTAGTGACATCGAGGAAATGATCTTCATGCTGAGTGACAGCCCAGGAGTCATGTGCCGGCCCTCTCGCGTTAGGCAGATGTTTGCCTCCAGAGCATGTCGCAAGTCG GTGATGATAGGCACTGCACTAAACATCAGTGAAATGAAGAAGCTGGTAGTGCATATGGGGGAGATTGAGCAGCCATGGAACTGCCCACATGGCCGACCTACCATGAGGCACCTGGCTAACCTTGACGTGCTCTCACAAGATTGA
- the pms2 gene encoding mismatch repair endonuclease PMS2 isoform X2: MNDACPEPAPAIRPIDRHSVHQICSGQVVLTLATAVKELVENSIDAGATIVACVILVEIRLKEYGAEQVEVSDNGKGVDEANFEGLTLKHHTSKLSNFSDLIHVETFGFRGEALSSLCALSDLCVVTCHESAQVGTRLAFDHNGQLTQRSPHPRQQGTTVTLQQLFYTLPVRHKEFQRNIKKEYSKMVHVLQSYCIISTGVRITCTNQVGQGKRSVVLCTSGSHSMKDNIGAVFGPRQLQSVVPFRQLPPTEAVKEDYGLGGVGVPEDFFTISGFVSQGDHGVGRSSTDRQFFYINNRPCDPSKVSKLVNEVYHMFNRHQYPFVALNITVASDCVDVNVTPDKRQIFLQEEKLLLATVKSSMIAMYETGVNKISLSHTTLPMPHVSRAVDTSTSVTNRENTCDSEAASEVKDTVEPGLTHAKSSLNLAGLRAAFSLHQTAGVGTREIASTVPHQGPAQKKLQCFFRSTESSSSSSSSSSASGPALQSLFRHSRDAVKHSPGKGLVSQENRGEGKAGSDIDSGRGSTVSERDSVTGTPESVCGTVSEFSSPDTEEVEPSIKSESAGGSWDEDHKPVECESLEGSHAAEDSSSSPGTKRARLDEPVSETCTAQSPSEAQAAPGRLKVDTPVQMRKRTVPLQFSLPELAARLQRLKRQESERAEGLKYRRFRASISPGENQSAEDELKKEISKDMFREMEIIGQFNLGFIITKLKSDVFMIDQHASDEKYNFEMLQQHTVLQGQRLIAPQNLHLPAVSETVLIENLEIFQKNGFDFIIDEKAQVTERVKLVSLPTSKNWTFGPSDIEEMIFMLSDSPGVMCRPSRVRQMFASRACRKSVMIGTALNISEMKKLVVHMGEIEQPWNCPHGRPTMRHLANLDVLSQD; the protein is encoded by the exons ATGAATGACGCTTG CCCAGAACCAGCTCCGGCCATCAGGCCCATAGACCGTCACTCTGTGCATCAGATCTGCTCTGGACAGGTTGTCCTGACCTTGGCAACAGCTGTAAAAGAACTGGTGGAAAACAGCATAGACGCAGGAGCCACCATTGTTG CATGTGTTATACTTGTAGAAATCAGGCTGAAAGAGTATGGAGCAGAGCAGGTGGAAGTGTCAGATAATGGAAAAGGGGTGGATGAGGCCAACTTTGAAGGACTGA CCTTGAAGCACCATACTTCCAAGCTGAGCAACTTCTCAGACCTGATTCATGTGGAAACATTTGGGTTCCGAGGAGAAGCCCTCAGCTCGCTGTGTGCTCTCAG CGACCTGTGCGTGGTGACATGCCACGAGTCTGCTCAGGTGGGCACGCGCCTGGCGTTTGATCACAATGGCCAGCTGACCCAGCGCAGCCCACACCCTCGCCAGCAGGGCACAACGGTGACTCTGCAGCAGCTCTTCTACACTCTGCCTGTACGCCACAAAGAGTTCCAGCGCAACATCAAGAAG GAATACTCCAAGATGGTACATGTCCTGCAGTCATACTGTATCATCTCCACTGGTGTGCGCATCACCTGTACTAATCAGGTGGGCCAGGGCAAGCGAAGCGTTGTTCTCTGTACCAGTGGCAGCCACAGCATGAAAGACAATATTGGAGCAGTGTTTGGACCCAGGCAG CTCCAGAGTGTGGTCCCCTTTCGGCAGCTGCCCCCCACAGAGGCGGTAAAGGAGGATTACGGTCTTGGAGGGGTGGGAGTGCCTGAGGACTTCTTTAC GATTTCAGGTTTTGTGTCTCAAGGAGATCACGGTGTGGGCAGAAgctccacagacagacagttctTCTACATCAACAACAGGCCCTGTGATCCATCAAAG gTCTCCAAACTTGTAAATGAAGTCTATCACATGTTTAACAGACATCAGTATCCATTTGTTGCCTTGAACATAACTGTTGCTTCAG ACTGCGTTGATGTTAATGTGACACCGGATAAGCGTCAGATCTTCCTCCAAGAAGAGAAGCTGCTGCTGGCCACCGTGAAGAGCTCAATGATTGCAATGTATGAAACTGGTGTCAACAAGATCAGCCTCAGCCACACAACTCTGCCCATGCCTC ATGTATCTAGAGCAGTCGATACTTCTACTTCTGTGACAAACCGTGAAAACACATGTGATTCTGAAGCTGCCTCTGAAGTCAAAGATACGGTAGAGCCTGGTCTCACGCATGCTAAGTCATCGCTGAACTTAGCTGGGCTGAGGGCAGCGTTCTCGCTGCACCAGACAGCGGGTGTGGGCACCAGGGAGATCGCCAGTACAGTCCCTCACCAAGGCCCAGCTCAGAAGAAGCTGCAGTGCTTTTTCAGGAGCactgaaagcagcagcagcagcagtagcagcagcagcgccaGTGGACCAGCTCTGCAGTCACTTTTCAGACATTCACGAGATGCAGTGAAACATTCCCCTGGGAAGGGGCTGGTATCACAGGAGAACAGGGGCGAAGGGAAAGCAGGTAGTGACATAGACTCGGGGAGGGGAAGCACTGTGTCAGAGCGTGACTCGGTCACGGGGACCCCGGAGAGCGTGTGTGGAACTGTGTCAGAGTTCAGCTCCCCAGACACAGAGGAGGTTGAGCCCAGTATTAAAAGTGAGAGCGCAGGGGGATCGTGGGATGAAGATCATAAACCTGTTGAGTGCGAGAGCTTAGAGGGATCCCACGCCGCTGAGGACAGCAGCTCTAGTCCTGGAACAAAGAGAGCAAGGCTGGATGAGCCCGTCTCTGAAACCTGCACAGCCCAGTCACCTTCAGAAGCTCAGGCCGCTCCTGGCAGGCTGAAGGTGGACACTCCTGTCCAAATGCGGAAGAGGACCGTTCCGCTGCAGTTCTCCCTGCCTGAGCTGGCAGCCAGGCTGCAGAGGCTGAAGAGacaagagagcgagagggcaGAAGGGCTCAAGTACAGGCGATTCAGGGCCAGCATCAGCCCTGGAGAGAACCAGAGTGCTGAGGATGAGCTGAAGAAGGAGATCAG CAAGGACATGTTTAGGGAGATGGAGATCATCGGACAATTCAACCTGGGCTTCATCATTACCAAGCTGAAGTCTGACGTCTTCATGATTGACCAGCATGCCTCAGATGAGAAGTACAACTTTGAGATGCTGCAACAGCACACTGTCTTACAAGGGCAGAGACTCATAGC TCCACAGAATCTGCATCTTCCAGCAGTCAGTGAGACTGTATTGATTGAGAACTTGGAAATCTTTCAGAAAAATGGCTTTGATTTCATCATTGATGAAAAAG CCCAAGTCACGGAAAGGGTGAAGCTGGTATCCCTACCCACCAGCAAGAACTGGACCTTTGGCCCTAGTGACATCGAGGAAATGATCTTCATGCTGAGTGACAGCCCAGGAGTCATGTGCCGGCCCTCTCGCGTTAGGCAGATGTTTGCCTCCAGAGCATGTCGCAAGTCG GTGATGATAGGCACTGCACTAAACATCAGTGAAATGAAGAAGCTGGTAGTGCATATGGGGGAGATTGAGCAGCCATGGAACTGCCCACATGGCCGACCTACCATGAGGCACCTGGCTAACCTTGACGTGCTCTCACAAGATTGA